A window of Drosophila subobscura isolate 14011-0131.10 chromosome E, UCBerk_Dsub_1.0, whole genome shotgun sequence contains these coding sequences:
- the LOC117892342 gene encoding potassium channel subfamily T member 2 isoform X13 — MSRIIQPRYRFRDLLLGDFSFNDDGERVRVEYYVNENTFKERLQLYFIKNQRSSLRIRIADLFLKLLSCVLYIIRVILDRNPTFITCYGCEVGNKTEFIISAKLTEEEFQESPIINWDAILWVNRPTVLWVLQLLLAMVSLTQSLVLTYLGYKGNIWQQILSFHFILELVTTIPFALTIVHPPLRNLFIPIFLNCWLAKRSLENMFNDLHRAMQKSQSALSQQLTILSATLLCLVFTSVCGIQHFQRAGHRHLNLFQSTYYVVVTFSTVGYGDFVPDIWPSQLYMVIMICVALIVLPTQFEQLAFTWMERQKLGGSYSSHRAQSEKHVVVCSTTLHADTIMDFLNEFYAHPLLQDFYVVLLSPMELDTTMRMILQVPIWAQRVIYIQGSCLKDGDLARARMNEAEACFILAARNYADKTAADEHTILRSWAVKDFAPNVPQYVQIFRPEHKLHVKFAEHVVCEDEFKYALLANNCTCPGASTLVTLLLHTSRGQEGQQSPEEWHRLYGKCSGNEIYHIVLGDSRFFGEYEGKSFTYASFHSHRKYGVALVGVRPAELPEFYEDTILLNPGPRHIMKKDDTCYYMSITKEENSAFVVNQNQTSDPTAASKDGAGGGTSTATSHHTAAATACDNPTAVIISDSRQNLKDTTVTQTAATTTTITTTTLPPPPMTLGGSSGMPGGSGGGGHGVGSGHSLGTSLSVTPATLSTGNHLDVPFGNNPNLLSPDVLNQRRGSRRPSILPVPDMFTSSSFSIAGNDDGEEGDESDDEIDDEMPWRSPSEKIACLGGHFPQSRTYSLIMSSSEDSYQRSCSFCSRNATATATAAAAPAAAPAAAAPAAAAPAAVRPPGSGRGLPLEDFTTTEQRRRAMKKSYSCDSECRSGVGPGPGLGLGLGGGTLAILAARRRQLQQCCTCSCSTTTTTTTTSAAAAAAAAAAAAAAAAAFTSSSSVETRRLSRPVWASDYSGIVKGFPPVSPFIGVSPTLCFLLKEKKPLCCLQLAQVCEHCSYRNAKEYQWQNKTIILAADYASNGIYNFIIPLRAHFRSKTSLNPIILLLERRPDVAFLDALSYFPLVYWMLGSIDCLDDLLRAGITLAESVVVVNKELSNSAEEDSLSDCNTIVAVQNMFKFFPSIKSITELSQSSNMRFMQFRAHDKYALHLSKMEKREKERGSHISYMFRLPFAAGAVFSASMLDTLLYQAFVKDYVITFVRLLLGIDQAPGSGFLTSMRITKEDMWIRTYGRLYQKLCSTTCEIPIGIYRTQDTSNADTSHVSNSPVDRWGPFSAFGRHCVRLRPSYDEETGTPDSTKDSTEMLRGVTYRPPPSATGGAGASFRSPSQPTPQQQRQRSTNCLGGCSERKGSSYSINLADEAKDNHAQQIERAEIANLVRSRMESLNLPTIDYDDVSEKRNHLSYVIINPSCDLKLEEGDLIYLVRPSPFSAQKTFERHNSRRKSNISFCSNINLGATCGPQMQNMSNTAVGAGSRRGSGIAGLNPMQMQSVQTLAGYGSSSQRCTPPMQQIKSNSLSLPDSPTVVGNQRGRSNSLRIDNDILLRRSSSLRQGLPSVGVSHGRRKSSLEEIGISHFTTLMQATNHSNPIKISLNGSIGMENQISLQVTPPEEPTPMLGVPCMMGGGGGGGGINPSGTGSSTSGMLGAGSSLAINTADLGPGPSTSSGAGSSLQPQDSLGPQSSQVSSPQHLQGTIV, encoded by the exons AGTTCGTGTGGAGTACTACGTGAATGAAAACACATTTAAAGAAAGACTGCAACTCTATTTCATTAAGAATCAGCGTTCAA GCTTACGCATACGAATTGCCGATTTATTCCTTAAGTTACTGTCGTGTGTTCTCTACATTATACGTGTGATATTGGATAGGAATCCAACATTTATAACTTG CTATGGCTGCGAGGTGGGCAATAAGACAGAGTTCATCATCTCGGCCAAACTGACGGAGGAGGAGTTCCAGGAGAGTCCGATTATCAACTGGGATGCGATACTCTGGGTGAATCGGCCGACAGTGCTGtgggtgctgcagctgctcctagCCATGGTGTCGCTGACGCAATCCCTGGTTCTCACATATCTAGGCTATAAG GGCAACATTTGGCAGCAGATACTCTCATTTCACTTTATACTAGAATTAGTAACGACAATACCATTTGCACTAACG ATCGTTCATCCTCCACTACGGAATCTCTTCATTCCCATCTTCCTcaactgctggctggccaaaCGCTCGCTGGAGAATATGTTT AATGATCTTCATCGTGCCATGCAAAAGTCTCAGTCTGCGTTGTCCCAACAGCTGACCATTTTGTCGGCCACTCTGCTCTGTTTGGTATTTACCAG CGTTTGCGGCATTCAGCACTTTCAGCGGGCAGGACATCGGCACTTGAACCTCTTTCAGAGCACGTACTATGTGGTTGTGACCTTCTCGACAGTGGGCTACGGCGACTTTGTTCCGGACATTTGGCCCTCTCAGCTGTACATGGTCATCATGATTTGTGTCGCACTCATTGTGCTGCCCACGCAG TTCGAGCAGTTGGCCTTCACCTGGATGGAGCGCCAGAAGCTGGGCGGCAGCTACAGCTCTCATCGAGCGCAGAGCGAGAAGCATGTGGTGGTGTGCTCCACCACCCTGCACGCGGACACCATCATGGATTTCCTCAACGAGTTCTACGCCCATCCACTGCTGCAGGACTTCTATGTGGTGCTGCTCAGTCCCATGGAGCTGGACACGACAATGCGAATGATTCTACAGGTGCCAATTTGGGCCCAGCGTGTGATTTATATTCAG GGCTCTTGTCTGAAGGATGGCGACCTGGCCCGCGCTCGCATGAACGAGGCGGAGGCGTGCTTCATACTCGCGGCCAGGAATTATGCGGATAAGACGGCCGCGGACGAGCACACCATCCTGCGCTCCTGGGCGGTCAAGGACTTTGCGCCGAATGTGCCGCAGTATGTGCAGATATTCAG GCCGGAGCACAAGCTGCATGTGAAGTTCGCCGAGCATGTGGTCTGCGAGGATGAGTTCAAGTACgcgctgctggccaacaactGCACCTGCCCGGGCGCCAGTACCCTGGtcaccctgctgctgcacacctCGCGCGGACA GGAGGGGCAGCAATCGCCGGAGGAGTGGCACCGCCTCTATGGCAAGTGTTCGGGCAACGAGATCTATCACATTGTCCTCGGCGACAGTCGCTTCTTCGGGGAGTACGAGGGCAAGAGCTTCACCTACGCCAGCTTCCACTCGCATCGCAA ATACGGCGTGGCCTTGGTGGGTGTGCGGCCGGCTGAGCTGCCCGAGTTCTATGAGGATACAATACTCCTGAATCCGGGTCCCAGGCACATTATGAAAAAGGATGACACGTGCTATTatatgagcatcaccaaggAGGAGAATTCGGCGTTTGTCGttaatcaaaatcaaacatCGGACCCCACGGCAGCCAGCAAGGATGGGGCTGGAGGTGGCACATCTACTGCCACTTCTCATCAtacagcagctgcaactg CCTGCGATAATCCGACGGCTGTGATAATATCGGACTCCAGGCAGAACCTCAAGGACACAACGGTGACCCAGACGGCGGCCACGACAACCACAATAACCACAACGACGCTGCCCCCACCGCCCATGACGCTGGGCGGATCTTCGGGCATGCCCggtggctctggtggcggTGGCCACGGAGTGGGCAGCGGCCACAGTCTGGGCACCTCGCTGAGCGTCACACCAGCCACACTCTCCACGGGCAATCATCTGGATGTGCCCTTTGGCAACAATCCCAATCTGCTCAGTCCGGATGTGCTCAACCAGCGTAGGG GAAGCAGACGTCCCTCGATCCTGCCCGTGCCCGATATGTTCACCTCCTCATCGTTCAGCATTGCCGGCAACGATGATGGCGAGGAGGGAGACGAGAGCGACGATGAGATTGACGATGAGATGCCTTGGCGCTCGCCCTCCGAGAAGATAGC CTGCTTGGGCGGGCACTTTCCCCAATCGCGCACCTATTCGCTCATCATGAGCTCCTCGGAGGATTCGTATCAGCGAAGTTGCAGCTTTTGCAGCcgcaatgccactgccactgccaccgctgctgctgctcctgctgctgctcctgctgctgctgctcctgctgctgctgctcctgctgctgtcagaCCGCCTGGGTCTGGTCGGGGATTACCTCTTGAAGATTTCACCACTACGGAGCAACGCAGGCGTGCCATGAAGAAAAGCTACAGCTGCGACAGCGAGTGTCGTAGTGGTGTGGGGCCTGGACCgggcctgggactgggactgggtggAGGCACTCTGGCCATATTGGCGGCTCGAAGAAGGCAGCTGCAACAGTGCTGCACCTGCAGTtgctccaccaccaccacgactacgacaacatcagcagcagcagcagcggcggcggcagcggcagcagcagcagcagcagcagcattcacgTCGAGCAGTTCCGTTGAGACGCGTCGCCTGTCGCGTCCGGTGTGGGCCTCCGACTACTCCGG CATTGTCAAGGGATTCCCGCCCGTGTCGCCCTTCATCGGTGTCAGCCCCACGCTCTGCTTTCTGCTCAAAGAGAAGAAACCACTCTGCTGTCTGCAGCTGGCTCAG GTGTGCGAGCACTGCAGCTACAGGAATGCCAAGGAGTACCAGTGGCAGAACAAGACGATCATTCTGGCCGCCGACTATGCCTCCAATGGGATATACAACTTCATCATTCCGCTGAGAGCTCACTTCCGCTCAAAGACTTCACTCAATCCCAtcatcctgctgctggagcgacGTCCGGATGTGGCCTTCCTGGACGCCCTCTCCTACTTTCCCCTG GTGTACTGGATGCTGGGATCGATCGACTGCCTCGACGATCTGCTGCGAGCGGGCATCACGCTGGCCGAGAGCGTGGTTGTGGTCAACAAGGAGCTCTCAAACTCGGCCGAGGAGGACTCCCTCTCCGACTGCAACACCATTGTGGCTGTGCAGAATATGTTCAA ATTCTTTCCCAGCATCAAGAGCATCACCGAGTTGTCGCAGAGCTCGAATATGCGGTTCATGCAGTTCCGGGCCCACGACAAGTACGCCCTGCATCtcagcaaaatggaaaag CGCGAGAAGGAGCGCGGATCGCACATCTCGTACATGTTCCGGCTGCCGTTTGCGGCGGGTGCCGTCTTCAGTGCCTCCATGCTGGACACGCTGCTGTACCAGGCATTCGTGAAGGACTATGTGATTACGTTTGTGCGCCTTCTGCTGGGCATAGACCAGGCGCCGGGCAGCGGTTTCCTCACCTCG ATGCGCATCACCAAGGAGGACATGTGGATACGCACGTACGGACGGCTGTATCAGAAGCTCTGCTCGACCACCTGCGAGATACCGATTGGCATCTACCGCACCCAGGATACCTCGAATGCGGACACGTCACATGTGAGTAACTCGCCGGTCGATAGATGGGGACCCTTCTCGGCCTTCGGCAGGCATTGTGTGCGCTTGCGTCCATCG TACGACGAGGAAACTGGCACACCCGACTCCACCAAGGACTCTACGGAAATGCTGCGCGGGGTCACCTACCGACCGCCACCCTCGGCCACAGGTGGGGCCGGGGCCAGCTTTCGGTCCCCGTCGCAGCcgacgccgcagcagcagcgccagaggTCGACCAACTGTCTGGGCGGCTGCTCGGAGCGTAAGGGATCATCT TACTCCATTAATCTGGCGGACGAGGCCAAGGACAATCATGCACAGCAGATCGAGCGAGCGGAGATTGCCAATCTGGTGAGGAGTCGCATGGAGTCCCTGAACCTGCCCACAATCGACTACGATGATGTGAGCGAGAAGCGGAACCACTTGTCGTATGTGATAATCAATCCGAGCTGTGATCTCAAGCTGGAGGAGGGCGATCTCAT CTACTTGGTGCGGCCGTCGCCGTTCTCGGCACAAAAGACCTTCGAACGGCACAATTCGCGTCGCAAGTCGAACATCTCGTTCTGCTCGAATATCAATCTGGGGGCCACGTGTGGTCCCCAAATGCAAAACATGTCCAACACCGCCGTCGGAGCTGGATCGCGTCGCGGCTCCGGCATCGCCGGTTTGAACCCCATGCAAATGCAGAGCGTTCAGACTTTGGCCGGGTATGGATCATCCTCGCAGCGCTGTACCCCACCGATGCAGCAAATTAAATCGAATTCTCTTTCTCTACCCGACAGTCCGACGGTGGTTGGCAATCAGCGTGGACGGAGTAACTCATTGCGG ATCGACAACGATATACTGCTGCGGCGTTCCTCCTCGCTGAGGCAGGGACTGCCCAGTGTTGGCGTCAGTCATGGCCGTCGAAAGTCTTCGCTGGAGGAGATCGGCATCAGTCACTTCACGACCCTGATGCAGGCCACGAACCACAGCAATCCCATCAAGATCTCGCTCAATGGCAGCATTGGCATGGAG AATCAGATTTCACTTCAGGTTACACCGCCAGAGGAACCCACGCCCATGCTGGGCGTGCCCTGCATGatgggtggcggcggaggcggcggcggcataaACCCATCCGGAACAGGATCCTCAACTAGTGGCATGCTGGGTGCGGGCTCCTCGCTGGCCATCAACACGGCCGATCTGGGACCAGGTCCCAGCACCTCATCAGGCGCTGGTAGCTCGCTGCAGCCACAGGACTCGCTTGGCCCGCAGTCGTCGCAGGTGTCGTCGCCGCAGCATCTGCAGGGAACGATCGTATGA
- the LOC117892342 gene encoding potassium channel subfamily T member 2 isoform X4, whose product MSFSSSDTNNKCSISHSHSQRLGGKFANWFPQRAEENKRKKRVEQQRQQQRQRRGAKVFKCVSDSTGHLTLAPSRLFERTPMSPSDSLDEIALQIPRVRVEYYVNENTFKERLQLYFIKNQRSSLRIRIADLFLKLLSCVLYIIRVILDRNPTFITCYGCEVGNKTEFIISAKLTEEEFQESPIINWDAILWVNRPTVLWVLQLLLAMVSLTQSLVLTYLGYKGNIWQQILSFHFILELVTTIPFALTIVHPPLRNLFIPIFLNCWLAKRSLENMFNDLHRAMQKSQSALSQQLTILSATLLCLVFTSVCGIQHFQRAGHRHLNLFQSTYYVVVTFSTVGYGDFVPDIWPSQLYMVIMICVALIVLPTQFEQLAFTWMERQKLGGSYSSHRAQSEKHVVVCSTTLHADTIMDFLNEFYAHPLLQDFYVVLLSPMELDTTMRMILQVPIWAQRVIYIQGSCLKDGDLARARMNEAEACFILAARNYADKTAADEHTILRSWAVKDFAPNVPQYVQIFRPEHKLHVKFAEHVVCEDEFKYALLANNCTCPGASTLVTLLLHTSRGQEGQQSPEEWHRLYGKCSGNEIYHIVLGDSRFFGEYEGKSFTYASFHSHRKYGVALVGVRPAELPEFYEDTILLNPGPRHIMKKDDTCYYMSITKEENSAFVVNQNQTSDPTAASKDGAGGGTSTATSHHTAAATATTTTTTTVQATPTTTTTISTTFTSSTLLSASTTTATINAGTAAPSAAAAAAAAAGTGAGSGATTIAPVPSVCVRVPHHSPSYESGGAYGTNHLQPYPHPHPYPQTYPHPQMQTPDSGEFASLFVPCDNPTAVIISDSRQNLKDTTVTQTAATTTTITTTTLPPPPMTLGGSSGMPGGSGGGGHGVGSGHSLGTSLSVTPATLSTGNHLDVPFGNNPNLLSPDVLNQRRGSRRPSILPVPDMFTSSSFSIAGNDDGEEGDESDDEIDDEMPWRSPSEKIACLGGHFPQSRTYSLIMSSSEDSYQRSCSFCSRNATATATAAAAPAAAPAAAAPAAAAPAAVRPPGSGRGLPLEDFTTTEQRRRAMKKSYSCDSECRSGVGPGPGLGLGLGGGTLAILAARRRQLQQCCTCSCSTTTTTTTTSAAAAAAAAAAAAAAAAAFTSSSSVETRRLSRPVWASDYSGIVKGFPPVSPFIGVSPTLCFLLKEKKPLCCLQLAQVCEHCSYRNAKEYQWQNKTIILAADYASNGIYNFIIPLRAHFRSKTSLNPIILLLERRPDVAFLDALSYFPLVYWMLGSIDCLDDLLRAGITLAESVVVVNKELSNSAEEDSLSDCNTIVAVQNMFKFFPSIKSITELSQSSNMRFMQFRAHDKYALHLSKMEKREKERGSHISYMFRLPFAAGAVFSASMLDTLLYQAFVKDYVITFVRLLLGIDQAPGSGFLTSMRITKEDMWIRTYGRLYQKLCSTTCEIPIGIYRTQDTSNADTSHVSNSPVDRWGPFSAFGRHCVRLRPSYDEETGTPDSTKDSTEMLRGVTYRPPPSATGGAGASFRSPSQPTPQQQRQRSTNCLGGCSERKGSSYSINLADEAKDNHAQQIERAEIANLVRSRMESLNLPTIDYDDVSEKRNHLSYVIINPSCDLKLEEGDLIYLVRPSPFSAQKTFERHNSRRKSNISFCSNINLGATCGPQMQNMSNTAVGAGSRRGSGIAGLNPMQMQSVQTLAGPTVVGNQRGRSNSLRIDNDILLRRSSSLRQGLPSVGVSHGRRKSSLEEIGISHFTTLMQATNHSNPIKISLNGSIGMENQISLQVTPPEEPTPMLGVPCMMGGGGGGGGINPSGTGSSTSGMLGAGSSLAINTADLGPGPSTSSGAGSSLQPQDSLGPQSSQVSSPQHLQGTIV is encoded by the exons AGTTCGTGTGGAGTACTACGTGAATGAAAACACATTTAAAGAAAGACTGCAACTCTATTTCATTAAGAATCAGCGTTCAA GCTTACGCATACGAATTGCCGATTTATTCCTTAAGTTACTGTCGTGTGTTCTCTACATTATACGTGTGATATTGGATAGGAATCCAACATTTATAACTTG CTATGGCTGCGAGGTGGGCAATAAGACAGAGTTCATCATCTCGGCCAAACTGACGGAGGAGGAGTTCCAGGAGAGTCCGATTATCAACTGGGATGCGATACTCTGGGTGAATCGGCCGACAGTGCTGtgggtgctgcagctgctcctagCCATGGTGTCGCTGACGCAATCCCTGGTTCTCACATATCTAGGCTATAAG GGCAACATTTGGCAGCAGATACTCTCATTTCACTTTATACTAGAATTAGTAACGACAATACCATTTGCACTAACG ATCGTTCATCCTCCACTACGGAATCTCTTCATTCCCATCTTCCTcaactgctggctggccaaaCGCTCGCTGGAGAATATGTTT AATGATCTTCATCGTGCCATGCAAAAGTCTCAGTCTGCGTTGTCCCAACAGCTGACCATTTTGTCGGCCACTCTGCTCTGTTTGGTATTTACCAG CGTTTGCGGCATTCAGCACTTTCAGCGGGCAGGACATCGGCACTTGAACCTCTTTCAGAGCACGTACTATGTGGTTGTGACCTTCTCGACAGTGGGCTACGGCGACTTTGTTCCGGACATTTGGCCCTCTCAGCTGTACATGGTCATCATGATTTGTGTCGCACTCATTGTGCTGCCCACGCAG TTCGAGCAGTTGGCCTTCACCTGGATGGAGCGCCAGAAGCTGGGCGGCAGCTACAGCTCTCATCGAGCGCAGAGCGAGAAGCATGTGGTGGTGTGCTCCACCACCCTGCACGCGGACACCATCATGGATTTCCTCAACGAGTTCTACGCCCATCCACTGCTGCAGGACTTCTATGTGGTGCTGCTCAGTCCCATGGAGCTGGACACGACAATGCGAATGATTCTACAGGTGCCAATTTGGGCCCAGCGTGTGATTTATATTCAG GGCTCTTGTCTGAAGGATGGCGACCTGGCCCGCGCTCGCATGAACGAGGCGGAGGCGTGCTTCATACTCGCGGCCAGGAATTATGCGGATAAGACGGCCGCGGACGAGCACACCATCCTGCGCTCCTGGGCGGTCAAGGACTTTGCGCCGAATGTGCCGCAGTATGTGCAGATATTCAG GCCGGAGCACAAGCTGCATGTGAAGTTCGCCGAGCATGTGGTCTGCGAGGATGAGTTCAAGTACgcgctgctggccaacaactGCACCTGCCCGGGCGCCAGTACCCTGGtcaccctgctgctgcacacctCGCGCGGACA GGAGGGGCAGCAATCGCCGGAGGAGTGGCACCGCCTCTATGGCAAGTGTTCGGGCAACGAGATCTATCACATTGTCCTCGGCGACAGTCGCTTCTTCGGGGAGTACGAGGGCAAGAGCTTCACCTACGCCAGCTTCCACTCGCATCGCAA ATACGGCGTGGCCTTGGTGGGTGTGCGGCCGGCTGAGCTGCCCGAGTTCTATGAGGATACAATACTCCTGAATCCGGGTCCCAGGCACATTATGAAAAAGGATGACACGTGCTATTatatgagcatcaccaaggAGGAGAATTCGGCGTTTGTCGttaatcaaaatcaaacatCGGACCCCACGGCAGCCAGCAAGGATGGGGCTGGAGGTGGCACATCTACTGCCACTTCTCATCAtacagcagctgcaactg caacaacaacaacaacaacaacagtacaAGCAACtccaactacaactacaacaataaGCACAACTTTCACATCATCAACATTATTATCAGCatctacaacaacagcaacaataaatgcTGGAACTGCCGCCCCgtccgcagcagccgcagccgcagcagcagcagggacaggggcagggtcGGGCGCCACCACCATTGCACCAGTGCCGTCTGTTTGTGTTCGTGTGCCCCACCATAGTCCCAGTTATGAGAGTGGCGGAGCGTACGGCACGAACCACTTGCAACcgtatccgcatccgcatccgtaTCCGCAAACGTATCCGCATCCGCAAATGCAAACTCCAGACAGTGGAGAGTTTGCATCACTATTTGTGC CCTGCGATAATCCGACGGCTGTGATAATATCGGACTCCAGGCAGAACCTCAAGGACACAACGGTGACCCAGACGGCGGCCACGACAACCACAATAACCACAACGACGCTGCCCCCACCGCCCATGACGCTGGGCGGATCTTCGGGCATGCCCggtggctctggtggcggTGGCCACGGAGTGGGCAGCGGCCACAGTCTGGGCACCTCGCTGAGCGTCACACCAGCCACACTCTCCACGGGCAATCATCTGGATGTGCCCTTTGGCAACAATCCCAATCTGCTCAGTCCGGATGTGCTCAACCAGCGTAGGG GAAGCAGACGTCCCTCGATCCTGCCCGTGCCCGATATGTTCACCTCCTCATCGTTCAGCATTGCCGGCAACGATGATGGCGAGGAGGGAGACGAGAGCGACGATGAGATTGACGATGAGATGCCTTGGCGCTCGCCCTCCGAGAAGATAGC CTGCTTGGGCGGGCACTTTCCCCAATCGCGCACCTATTCGCTCATCATGAGCTCCTCGGAGGATTCGTATCAGCGAAGTTGCAGCTTTTGCAGCcgcaatgccactgccactgccaccgctgctgctgctcctgctgctgctcctgctgctgctgctcctgctgctgctgctcctgctgctgtcagaCCGCCTGGGTCTGGTCGGGGATTACCTCTTGAAGATTTCACCACTACGGAGCAACGCAGGCGTGCCATGAAGAAAAGCTACAGCTGCGACAGCGAGTGTCGTAGTGGTGTGGGGCCTGGACCgggcctgggactgggactgggtggAGGCACTCTGGCCATATTGGCGGCTCGAAGAAGGCAGCTGCAACAGTGCTGCACCTGCAGTtgctccaccaccaccacgactacgacaacatcagcagcagcagcagcggcggcggcagcggcagcagcagcagcagcagcagcattcacgTCGAGCAGTTCCGTTGAGACGCGTCGCCTGTCGCGTCCGGTGTGGGCCTCCGACTACTCCGG CATTGTCAAGGGATTCCCGCCCGTGTCGCCCTTCATCGGTGTCAGCCCCACGCTCTGCTTTCTGCTCAAAGAGAAGAAACCACTCTGCTGTCTGCAGCTGGCTCAG GTGTGCGAGCACTGCAGCTACAGGAATGCCAAGGAGTACCAGTGGCAGAACAAGACGATCATTCTGGCCGCCGACTATGCCTCCAATGGGATATACAACTTCATCATTCCGCTGAGAGCTCACTTCCGCTCAAAGACTTCACTCAATCCCAtcatcctgctgctggagcgacGTCCGGATGTGGCCTTCCTGGACGCCCTCTCCTACTTTCCCCTG GTGTACTGGATGCTGGGATCGATCGACTGCCTCGACGATCTGCTGCGAGCGGGCATCACGCTGGCCGAGAGCGTGGTTGTGGTCAACAAGGAGCTCTCAAACTCGGCCGAGGAGGACTCCCTCTCCGACTGCAACACCATTGTGGCTGTGCAGAATATGTTCAA ATTCTTTCCCAGCATCAAGAGCATCACCGAGTTGTCGCAGAGCTCGAATATGCGGTTCATGCAGTTCCGGGCCCACGACAAGTACGCCCTGCATCtcagcaaaatggaaaag CGCGAGAAGGAGCGCGGATCGCACATCTCGTACATGTTCCGGCTGCCGTTTGCGGCGGGTGCCGTCTTCAGTGCCTCCATGCTGGACACGCTGCTGTACCAGGCATTCGTGAAGGACTATGTGATTACGTTTGTGCGCCTTCTGCTGGGCATAGACCAGGCGCCGGGCAGCGGTTTCCTCACCTCG ATGCGCATCACCAAGGAGGACATGTGGATACGCACGTACGGACGGCTGTATCAGAAGCTCTGCTCGACCACCTGCGAGATACCGATTGGCATCTACCGCACCCAGGATACCTCGAATGCGGACACGTCACATGTGAGTAACTCGCCGGTCGATAGATGGGGACCCTTCTCGGCCTTCGGCAGGCATTGTGTGCGCTTGCGTCCATCG TACGACGAGGAAACTGGCACACCCGACTCCACCAAGGACTCTACGGAAATGCTGCGCGGGGTCACCTACCGACCGCCACCCTCGGCCACAGGTGGGGCCGGGGCCAGCTTTCGGTCCCCGTCGCAGCcgacgccgcagcagcagcgccagaggTCGACCAACTGTCTGGGCGGCTGCTCGGAGCGTAAGGGATCATCT TACTCCATTAATCTGGCGGACGAGGCCAAGGACAATCATGCACAGCAGATCGAGCGAGCGGAGATTGCCAATCTGGTGAGGAGTCGCATGGAGTCCCTGAACCTGCCCACAATCGACTACGATGATGTGAGCGAGAAGCGGAACCACTTGTCGTATGTGATAATCAATCCGAGCTGTGATCTCAAGCTGGAGGAGGGCGATCTCAT CTACTTGGTGCGGCCGTCGCCGTTCTCGGCACAAAAGACCTTCGAACGGCACAATTCGCGTCGCAAGTCGAACATCTCGTTCTGCTCGAATATCAATCTGGGGGCCACGTGTGGTCCCCAAATGCAAAACATGTCCAACACCGCCGTCGGAGCTGGATCGCGTCGCGGCTCCGGCATCGCCGGTTTGAACCCCATGCAAATGCAGAGCGTTCAGACTTTGGCCGG TCCGACGGTGGTTGGCAATCAGCGTGGACGGAGTAACTCATTGCGG ATCGACAACGATATACTGCTGCGGCGTTCCTCCTCGCTGAGGCAGGGACTGCCCAGTGTTGGCGTCAGTCATGGCCGTCGAAAGTCTTCGCTGGAGGAGATCGGCATCAGTCACTTCACGACCCTGATGCAGGCCACGAACCACAGCAATCCCATCAAGATCTCGCTCAATGGCAGCATTGGCATGGAG AATCAGATTTCACTTCAGGTTACACCGCCAGAGGAACCCACGCCCATGCTGGGCGTGCCCTGCATGatgggtggcggcggaggcggcggcggcataaACCCATCCGGAACAGGATCCTCAACTAGTGGCATGCTGGGTGCGGGCTCCTCGCTGGCCATCAACACGGCCGATCTGGGACCAGGTCCCAGCACCTCATCAGGCGCTGGTAGCTCGCTGCAGCCACAGGACTCGCTTGGCCCGCAGTCGTCGCAGGTGTCGTCGCCGCAGCATCTGCAGGGAACGATCGTATGA